One part of the Saprospiraceae bacterium genome encodes these proteins:
- a CDS encoding HYR domain-containing protein, with translation MMKTFTCSIYSILFLGIFLIPNLSNAQAYCDPDNVPPVIVNCHPDMTFTIPSGECGTTVTWSDPFADPDNCLTTSAISAVDFFSFHEGDGNGNNGQLLLHGTDSLTIVGTTNGTPGNGNNVFNVCFYATCSGQLSFNWRARMNNGDGFANDRVRLTITHMVHGANVNANLTTGNGSTANGLVASTLIQEGDRFCLEVVSDNTLGVDSITITNFIFVPGQINVIQTNGPKPGDIIPQGIYPVEYTASDCAGNISTCSFNVEVVLETPRPLISFCQNDTTITINLPGRCDMLVDYLIPTTFDPCKEIVGFNLGMDPTMNGIQLTEAAEPGNGDGIVGTDGFVYVSPGKDSLVLVGINNGTPGSERNDTSVLTTCIQPRCPGIFTFDWRASIGFGGFRRDEAGIIFNGKDSILSTPPGGSFEFGTVTIHSNGIDPLCFYVRSTSMAMEDTFIITNFNFVSDSIFPLQVSGPDLTQPIQPGVYDIGFQVRDCYGNIDSCSFNLTILRIGSMSCKNLNISLNENCESLITPDMVVSGLCTNTMVVDLSHYGKPVPNPIDSHYLGQHITATVRDTLTGNSCWGDLFIEDKLSPLLICRADTTDCYSFNHDFPLNYTVQDCSPYKVTTIGERVEHLDCDSNFLKIIYRDVLITDINGNAESCTDTIYVRRIKVTDLVLPNGITTLTCEYKIFIDNSGYPAVLYTGFPLVNLYNGSSIGVWPLNSLLDCNLLVSYEDLDLGEINCVRKIMRTWTAREWWCGTEITRTEVQLIIIEDLSGPQITHAPYGFEAATGRRDCEARVLLPSIEAFDYCHNDLRIDIAYPGGVLLNQNGGYVNLPVGEDTIYYRVYDGCYNLTEHYIIIHVRDETEPVAVCDRNTVVALNHSGYNWVPAEVFDDGSFDECALHHFEVRRMDPNTCGTRGEDDWGPEVGFCCEDVGKTVMVGFKAIDHSGNEAICMVNVEVQDKEAPQISCPPNITVDCRFDIDFNNLDVFGKVVTEQADRDTIIIDPIYWHQIGGHPLDGLAKDNCPPTIVNTPDFSNINQCGLGYIIRYFNAEDLQGNVSNYCSQFITIINHDTFDINDIDFPDDYATSGICNPAELIPERLTYPYNKPVVNDDECSLIGYSYHDHVLSATLPGDPCFKIIRVWKVIDWCQRDIDGNVIIWTDTQYIKVTNLIDPIIKRVSQDTVICSYDVNCRPIPVIFSIEASDDCTDSTLMLYTYKIDLDSDGTIDIVRAGIGENVAQGVWPIGKHIVKWEVEDRCGNTAKASFILDLRNCKPPTAYCLNGLSTNLTPMDLDGDGIPDTAMDSVWAKDFDAGSYHNCGYYVSLSFSSDTNDKYIVYDCDSIGKRDVELWVTDVNGNTSYCRTFIIIQDNSGFCPPTIKNSDVNGLVSTEKADRVQNVTIELLNGGMQEVKTDIEGKYAFNQIANGQTMTVMPSKTDGWLNGVTTADIVKIQRHILGLEPLSSAYKMIAADVNKSKTITSKDVSDLRRLILGITNEISGNTSWRFVHQLYSFNELSNALNESFPESYQINPLNADMQLDFYAIKTGDVNENAVTKGFNATQSRSKQVLELQTEELKLNKEESGELEMRVLNGSGYEGLQFSLQWDVKQLEVLGVEVNGELRIRDDNYSLQGIGEGKLSFSWNGGMKDGDWIIRIQVRAKAALRVSEVMVLNSVITPALSVVKGSEEEGNVVLSYRGMLEEEFVVLQNEPNPWTHQTSIGMLLPQNGEVTISVYDITGKVYLKERKEMRKGYNEYSLDKSQLPIAGVYYYQVDYREHTVTRKMVILE, from the coding sequence ATGATGAAAACATTTACATGTTCTATTTATTCCATTCTTTTTTTAGGAATATTTTTAATTCCTAATTTATCAAATGCACAAGCTTATTGTGATCCTGATAATGTTCCCCCGGTGATTGTAAATTGTCATCCGGACATGACATTTACAATACCATCTGGTGAATGTGGTACCACAGTAACTTGGAGTGATCCGTTTGCGGATCCTGATAATTGTTTAACTACCAGTGCGATTTCAGCGGTTGATTTTTTCTCATTTCATGAGGGAGATGGAAATGGTAATAATGGGCAGTTGCTTTTACATGGAACCGATTCTTTAACTATAGTTGGAACTACCAACGGCACACCAGGGAATGGGAATAATGTTTTCAATGTTTGTTTTTATGCCACATGTTCAGGCCAATTAAGTTTTAATTGGAGAGCTAGAATGAATAATGGAGATGGATTTGCCAATGACCGGGTAAGACTTACAATCACTCATATGGTACATGGAGCAAATGTAAATGCAAATTTGACAACGGGAAATGGATCAACAGCAAATGGTCTTGTTGCATCTACTCTAATTCAGGAAGGAGATCGATTTTGTTTAGAAGTGGTATCTGATAATACCTTAGGTGTTGATAGTATTACAATTACCAATTTTATATTTGTTCCGGGTCAGATAAATGTTATTCAAACGAATGGACCTAAACCTGGAGATATTATACCTCAAGGAATTTATCCTGTGGAATATACCGCATCAGATTGTGCTGGAAATATTTCAACATGTTCCTTTAACGTTGAAGTAGTATTGGAAACTCCAAGACCTTTGATTTCATTTTGCCAAAATGATACTACAATAACAATAAATTTACCGGGACGTTGTGACATGCTAGTGGATTATTTAATACCAACCACATTTGATCCTTGTAAAGAAATAGTCGGATTTAATTTAGGTATGGATCCCACAATGAATGGAATCCAATTAACAGAAGCTGCAGAGCCAGGAAATGGAGATGGAATTGTTGGAACGGATGGATTTGTATATGTGAGCCCAGGAAAAGATTCTTTAGTACTTGTAGGTATTAATAATGGAACACCCGGAAGTGAGCGAAATGACACTTCTGTTTTAACAACATGTATTCAACCAAGATGTCCAGGTATATTTACTTTTGATTGGAGAGCCTCCATTGGATTTGGAGGATTTCGTAGGGATGAAGCTGGGATAATTTTTAATGGGAAGGATAGTATTTTATCAACGCCACCAGGTGGATCTTTTGAATTTGGTACCGTAACCATTCATTCGAATGGTATTGATCCACTTTGTTTTTATGTGCGATCTACAAGCATGGCAATGGAAGATACATTTATAATTACAAATTTTAATTTCGTTTCAGATTCTATATTTCCATTACAAGTATCGGGTCCTGATTTAACGCAACCAATCCAGCCCGGTGTTTATGATATTGGTTTTCAAGTAAGAGACTGTTATGGGAATATCGATTCCTGCTCTTTCAATTTAACAATCTTGCGGATAGGTTCCATGTCCTGTAAGAATCTCAATATTTCTTTAAATGAAAATTGTGAATCCTTGATTACTCCAGATATGGTTGTTTCGGGTTTATGCACAAATACTATGGTTGTTGATTTAAGTCATTATGGCAAACCAGTTCCGAATCCAATAGATTCACATTATTTAGGTCAACATATTACAGCTACGGTAAGAGATACACTTACAGGAAATTCCTGTTGGGGTGATTTATTTATTGAAGATAAATTATCACCTTTATTAATTTGTCGTGCTGATACTACAGATTGTTATTCATTTAATCATGACTTTCCTTTAAACTATACTGTTCAGGATTGTAGTCCTTATAAAGTTACTACGATTGGTGAACGGGTGGAGCATTTAGATTGTGATTCAAACTTTTTAAAAATTATTTATAGAGATGTATTGATTACAGATATTAATGGAAACGCAGAATCGTGTACGGACACCATATATGTTAGACGTATTAAGGTTACAGATCTGGTTTTGCCAAATGGTATCACCACATTGACTTGTGAATACAAAATTTTTATAGATAATTCAGGCTATCCAGCAGTACTATACACCGGCTTTCCTTTAGTAAATCTTTACAATGGAAGTAGCATTGGAGTTTGGCCCTTGAATAGTTTATTAGATTGTAATTTATTAGTGAGTTATGAAGATTTAGATTTAGGAGAAATAAATTGTGTGCGTAAAATTATGCGGACATGGACTGCAAGAGAATGGTGGTGTGGAACTGAAATTACAAGAACGGAAGTTCAATTAATAATTATTGAAGATTTAAGTGGTCCTCAAATTACCCATGCACCGTATGGATTTGAAGCGGCAACTGGAAGAAGAGATTGTGAAGCAAGAGTATTGCTTCCATCGATAGAAGCATTTGATTATTGTCATAATGATTTAAGAATAGATATTGCATATCCAGGTGGTGTGCTTTTAAATCAGAATGGCGGTTATGTAAATTTACCAGTAGGAGAAGATACCATATATTATAGAGTTTATGATGGCTGTTATAATTTGACGGAACATTATATAATAATCCATGTACGGGATGAAACAGAACCAGTAGCAGTGTGTGATCGCAATACAGTAGTAGCCTTAAATCATAGTGGTTATAATTGGGTACCAGCAGAAGTATTTGATGATGGAAGTTTTGATGAATGTGCCTTGCATCATTTTGAAGTGCGCCGAATGGATCCAAACACATGTGGAACCCGCGGAGAAGATGATTGGGGTCCGGAAGTAGGCTTTTGTTGTGAGGATGTAGGCAAGACTGTGATGGTAGGATTTAAAGCCATAGACCATAGTGGTAATGAAGCGATCTGTATGGTGAATGTAGAAGTACAGGATAAAGAAGCACCGCAGATAAGTTGTCCACCAAATATTACAGTGGATTGCAGATTTGATATAGATTTCAATAATTTAGATGTATTTGGAAAAGTAGTAACGGAACAAGCAGATCGGGATACGATTATAATAGATCCAATTTACTGGCATCAAATTGGAGGCCACCCATTAGATGGCCTGGCAAAAGATAATTGTCCACCGACAATCGTCAATACGCCCGATTTTAGCAATATAAATCAATGTGGTCTAGGCTATATTATAAGATATTTTAATGCAGAAGATTTACAGGGTAATGTGAGTAATTATTGTAGCCAGTTTATTACGATAATTAATCACGATACGTTTGATATCAACGACATCGATTTTCCGGATGATTACGCGACGTCCGGCATCTGTAATCCAGCCGAATTAATACCGGAGCGATTAACTTATCCATATAATAAGCCGGTAGTAAATGATGATGAATGTAGTTTAATAGGTTATAGTTATCATGACCATGTATTGTCAGCGACCCTACCGGGAGATCCATGTTTTAAAATCATCCGGGTATGGAAAGTAATTGATTGGTGTCAACGCGATATCGATGGCAATGTAATCATCTGGACAGATACCCAATATATCAAAGTAACAAATCTGATAGATCCGATAATCAAACGGGTAAGTCAGGATACAGTGATCTGTAGTTATGATGTAAACTGTCGTCCGATACCGGTAATTTTTTCGATTGAAGCCAGTGATGATTGCACGGATTCGACATTGATGTTGTATACGTATAAGATAGATTTAGATAGTGATGGAACGATAGATATTGTGCGAGCAGGAATTGGAGAGAATGTAGCGCAAGGGGTATGGCCAATTGGAAAGCATATCGTAAAATGGGAAGTAGAAGATCGGTGTGGAAATACAGCGAAAGCAAGTTTCATATTGGATTTACGAAATTGCAAACCACCGACAGCGTATTGTTTAAATGGATTATCTACGAATTTAACACCGATGGATTTAGACGGAGATGGGATACCAGATACGGCAATGGATTCTGTATGGGCAAAAGATTTTGATGCAGGTTCGTATCACAATTGTGGATATTATGTGAGTTTAAGTTTTTCATCCGATACGAATGATAAATATATCGTGTACGATTGCGATAGTATTGGAAAACGGGATGTAGAATTATGGGTAACGGATGTGAATGGAAATACGTCGTATTGCCGGACGTTTATAATCATCCAGGACAATAGTGGATTTTGTCCACCGACGATAAAGAATTCAGATGTAAACGGCTTGGTAAGTACAGAAAAAGCAGATCGGGTACAAAATGTAACAATTGAATTGTTGAATGGTGGGATGCAGGAAGTAAAAACGGATATAGAAGGCAAGTATGCATTTAACCAAATAGCAAACGGACAAACGATGACGGTGATGCCAAGTAAGACAGATGGCTGGTTGAATGGAGTCACGACGGCAGATATTGTAAAGATACAGCGTCATATATTAGGCTTAGAACCCTTGAGTTCGGCGTATAAGATGATAGCAGCAGATGTGAATAAGAGTAAGACGATCACCTCGAAAGATGTATCAGATTTGCGAAGATTGATATTAGGAATAACGAATGAGATATCGGGAAATACGAGTTGGAGATTTGTACATCAGTTGTATTCGTTTAATGAATTGAGTAATGCATTGAATGAAAGTTTTCCGGAGAGTTATCAGATCAATCCATTGAATGCAGATATGCAATTAGATTTTTATGCAATCAAGACAGGAGATGTAAATGAGAATGCAGTAACGAAAGGCTTCAATGCAACGCAGAGTAGAAGTAAACAAGTACTGGAATTACAGACAGAGGAATTGAAGTTAAATAAAGAGGAGTCAGGAGAACTAGAAATGAGAGTATTAAATGGAAGTGGATATGAAGGCCTTCAATTTAGTTTACAGTGGGATGTCAAACAACTGGAAGTATTAGGAGTAGAAGTAAATGGAGAATTGAGAATACGCGACGATAATTATTCACTGCAAGGAATTGGAGAAGGCAAGCTAAGCTTTAGTTGGAATGGTGGGATGAAGGATGGAGATTGGATCATAAGAATACAAGTGAGAGCAAAAGCAGCATTGCGAGTATCGGAAGTGATGGTATTAAATTCAGTAATTACGCCAGCGTTATCGGTAGTTAAGGGAAGTGAAGAAGAAGGTAATGTAGTGTTGAGTTACCGGGGCATGCTGGAAGAAGAATTTGTAGTATTACAGAATGAACCAAATCCATGGACGCATCAGACGAGTATCGGAATGTTGTTGCCACAAAATGGAGAAGTAACCATAAGTGTATATGACATTACGGGTAAAGTATACTTAAAGGAAAGGAAAGAGATGCGTAAAGGGTATAATGAATATAGTCTGGATAAATCACAATTACCGATTGCAGGAGTATATTATTATCAGGTAGATTATAGGGAGCATACGGTAACCCGGAAGATGGTGATATTAGAATAG